In Desulfobaculum bizertense DSM 18034, the sequence TTGGCGTACAAAGACATGATGGCCGGGTTGTCCTGCGACTTGCGGAATTTATAGATAGTGGCGTCTGCCTTGTAGACTGCGGCCTGACGGATTCCAACGAATTCCATAGCAGCAGCAACGGCTTCTTTGGTCAGATTAACGCCCAGTACGGCATAGCCGCAGGCGATGCCAGCAGCTTTCATGAAGCCACGACGGGACATTGTTGCAATACTTTTTTTCATGCTGTCCTCCTCTAGGCGATTTTGCGGGCGCGGAAGCGCTTGTTCACTTTGGCGATCATGCTGCGGAACAGGGAAGCCTGAACTTCGGGGTCCAGAGGCTGTCCGCCACCGTTTACGCAGCCACCGGGGCAGGTCATCACTTCGATGAAGTGGTAAGGAGACTTGCCTGCACGGACTTCGTCACACAGCTTTGCGGCGTTTTCGAGTCCGGAAACAACAGCAACCTTGATGGTGCCAAAACCGGGGACCGTGATGTCTGCGGTGTTGATGCCTTCGTGGGTGCGCACGACCTTGATGTCAGGAGTTGCAAGCTTTTCGCCAGAGAGTTCCTCGTAGGCGAGGCGCAGTGCAGCTTCCATGACGCCACCGCTGGTGCAGAACAGAGTTGCAGCACCGGTGGAGAGACCCAGAGCAGGATCTGCTTCAATCTCCGGCAGGCTGTTCCATTCAATGCCAGCTTTTTTGATCATGTAGGCGAGTTCGCGGGTATTGATGGTTGCATCAATGTCGCGGTAACCGCTGGATTTCAGCTCGGGGCGCAGGCCTTCGTACTTTTTGCCAACGCAGGGCATGATGGACACGGTGTAGATCTTTTTGGGATTTTCGCCGGTCTGCTCAGCGCCGTAGGTCTTTGCCATCGGGCCGATCATGCCAATTGGGGAGCGGCAGGTGGACAGGTTCGGGATGAGATCTGGGTAGTAGGTCTCTGCGAATTTGACCCAGCCGGGGCAGCAGGACGTAAACTGCGGAAGCGGCATTTCGCCAGTCTTCACGCGGTGAATCAGCTCTGTGCCTTCTTCCAGAATGGTCAGGTCAGCAGTCCATTCCGTATCCCAGACGTAATCCACGCCGAGCTTTTTGAGCGCTGCGTGCATCTTTCCGCCAACAACAGAACCTGTGGCCTCGCCAAAGCACTCGCCAAGGGCGTAGCGCACTGCCGGAGCAGGCATGGTCACAACAACGGTTTCGGGGTCGCGGAGCTTTTCAAAAATTTCGTCCACGTAGGAGACTGTCTCGTAGATTGCACCAAAGGGGCAGTTTGCGAGGCACTGACCGCAGTTCACACATGCGGCAGGATCAACGACAGCATGAACGCCGTCTTCGGTCTCCTGGATGGCTCCAGTAGGACAGTAGTCTTCGCATTCTGCGCAGTCTTCACAGATGTCGGGGTCAACCTGAACAAAAAACATCTCGTTAGGGTCAACGCCGTGGGGAGCATTCATCGTGTAAGTGATGGACTCCATTGTCTGTGTGTTGCCTTTGCCGACAGGAGCAATTCCTGAAATGTCGACAGGCTC encodes:
- a CDS encoding [FeFe] hydrogenase, group A, with translation MAGCKAQRPPVEPVDISGIAPVGKGNTQTMESITYTMNAPHGVDPNEMFFVQVDPDICEDCAECEDYCPTGAIQETEDGVHAVVDPAACVNCGQCLANCPFGAIYETVSYVDEIFEKLRDPETVVVTMPAPAVRYALGECFGEATGSVVGGKMHAALKKLGVDYVWDTEWTADLTILEEGTELIHRVKTGEMPLPQFTSCCPGWVKFAETYYPDLIPNLSTCRSPIGMIGPMAKTYGAEQTGENPKKIYTVSIMPCVGKKYEGLRPELKSSGYRDIDATINTRELAYMIKKAGIEWNSLPEIEADPALGLSTGAATLFCTSGGVMEAALRLAYEELSGEKLATPDIKVVRTHEGINTADITVPGFGTIKVAVVSGLENAAKLCDEVRAGKSPYHFIEVMTCPGGCVNGGGQPLDPEVQASLFRSMIAKVNKRFRARKIA
- a CDS encoding iron hydrogenase small subunit, translating into MKKSIATMSRRGFMKAAGIACGYAVLGVNLTKEAVAAAMEFVGIRQAAVYKADATIYKFRKSQDNPAIMSLYAKDGFLHEGPCGEKSHHLLHTHYVDRSASLKALKAKGVELKF